A genomic region of Mus musculus strain C57BL/6J chromosome 7, GRCm38.p6 C57BL/6J contains the following coding sequences:
- the Prr14 gene encoding proline-rich protein 14 isoform X3: MPTPSDLEPPFQLSTLPADPPESPVPDPALETPVIPTSSSLLRPRLSPWGLAPLFRSVRSKLESFADIFFTPNKTPQPPPPSPPMKLELKIAISEAEQSRATEKITSVSPRPPIRQWRTQCNSLAPVSKSSLGRSYSCPDLGPPDPGSWPPVPSQPSQSRPRRHTVGCGEMARTPPPPRPCLRKEVFPLGGVGVSPSLTTSCSANAPASFFCEPAEPRLGSTKGKELRASKDKVFSDPETKTMGKVSRFRIRRTPVRLQPNLTPMGLPRPIRLNKKEFTLEEIYTNKNYQSPTTRRTFETIFEEPRERNGTLIFTSSRKLRRAVEFRDSSLPRSRRPSRGVRTAASRTLTPNLAPSQDVGSLLQERLRELDALLLEEETDKEHPCHL, from the exons ATGCCTACACCCAGTGACCTAGAACCCCCATTCCAACTGTCTACTCTACCTGCAGATCCTCCAGAGAGTCCAGTACCAG ATCCTGCTCTGGAGACCCCGGTGATTCCAACATCGTCAAGCCTTTTACGACCCCGTCTCAGTCCCTGGGGCTTGGCCCCTCTCTTCCGTTCCGTCCGATCAAAGCTTGAAAGCTTTGCTGATATCTTCTTCACACCTAACAAAACACCACAGCCTCCACCCCCTTCACCTCCCATGAAATTAGAATTGAAGATTGCCATCTCGGAGGCTGAGCAGTCCAGGGCTACTGAGAAAATTACATCTGTCAGCCCCAGGCCCCCTATCCGCCAGTGGCGGACTCAGTGCAATTCCCTAGCACCTGTCTCTAAGTCATCTCTGGGACGAAGCTACTCCTGCCCTGATCTAGGGCCCCCTGACCCAGGTAGCTGGCCTCCTGTCCCATCCCAGCCAAGCCAGTCCAGGCCCCGGAGACATACTGTGGGTTGTGGGGAGATGGCCCGGACCCCACCACCTCCTCGACCCTGTCTCCGGAAAGAGGTCTTCCCTCTTGGAGGAGTGGGAGTCTCTCCTTCTCTCACTACATCTTGCTCAGCCAATGCCCCTGCTTCCTTCTTCTGCGAGCCGGCAGAACCCAG GTTGGGTTCAACGAAGGGGAAGGAGTTAAGAGCCTCAAAAGACAAGGTGTTTTCTGATCCAGAGACCAAG ACCATGGGGAAGGTTTCTAGATTCAGAATACGGAGGACACCTGTCCGTCTCCAACCAAACCTTACACCAATGGGGCTGCCTCGACCAATCAG GTTGAATAAGAAGGAGTTCACTTTGGAAGAAATTTATACAAATAAGAACTACCAATCACCCACAACCAGAAG GACCTTTGAGACCATCTTTGAGGAACCACGGGAGCGCAATGGAACTCTGATTTTTACCAGCTCTAGGAAGCTCCGAAGGGCAGTAGAATTTCGGGACAGTAGCCTTCCTCGATCCCGGCGACCATCACGAGGGGTCCGCACCGCAGCAAGCAGAACCCTTACTCCCAACCTGGCACCCAGCCAGGATGTGGGGTCTCTACTGCAAGAAAGGCTGAGGGAGCTAGATGCCTtgctcctggaggaggagacagaTAAGGAACACCCTTGTCACCTCTAG
- the Prr14 gene encoding proline-rich protein 14 isoform X2 → MTTNRVPLTHKEDTPSPLTHNHHQDPVCTQSPALPSQQVKWSMQARPPDPLHLCREPLTRARQSSPALRMRSRAASGPEESPSKKTDQVPQPTLVVVLEDIASGRQPAEGFDEDQPNLIVPAQSTFRSLKGPGKHCHRRGLDLEARPTLTLSLHPRAEPVTKAGQPMPTPSDLEPPFQLSTLPADPPESPVPDPALETPVIPTSSSLLRPRLSPWGLAPLFRSVRSKLESFADIFFTPNKTPQPPPPSPPMKLELKIAISEAEQSRATEKITSVSPRPPIRQWRTQCNSLAPVSKSSLGRSYSCPDLGPPDPGSWPPVPSQPSQSRPRRHTVGCGEMARTPPPPRPCLRKEVFPLGGVGVSPSLTTSCSANAPASFFCEPAEPRLGSTKGKELRASKDKVFSDPETKTMGKVSRFRIRRTPVRLQPNLTPMGLPRPIRLNKKEFTLEEIYTNKNYQSPTTRRTFETIFEEPRERNGTLIFTSSRKLRRAVEFRDSSLPRSRRPSRGVRTAASRTLTPNLAPSQDVGSLLQERLRELDALLLEEETDKEHPCHL, encoded by the exons ATGACTACAAACAGG GTCCCCCTGACACACAAAGAGGACACTCCCAGCCCACTGACTCACAACCATCATCAGGATCCTGTCTGCACACAGTCACCTGCTTTACCATCCCAACAGGTCAAGTGGTCCATGCAAGCCAG gCCTCCTGACCCACTGCATTTGTGCAGAGAACCCTTGACTCGAGCCCGCCAGTCCTCGCCTGCCTTGAGAATGAGATCAAGGGCAGCATCTGGCCCAGAGGAGAGCCCCTCAAAAAAGACAGACCAGGTCCCACAGCCCACCCTAGTGGTGGTACTGGAAGACATTGCCAGTGGCAGACAACCAGCAGAG GGTTTTGATGAAGATCAGCCCAACCTCATTGTCCCAGCACAAAG CACCTTCAGAAGCCTGAAGGGCCCGGGGAAGCACTGCCACAGAAGGGGTCTGGACTTGGAAGCACGCCCAACTCTTACTTTGTCCCTTCACCCGAGAGCTGAGCCTGTGACAAAAGCTGGTCAGCCAATGCCTACACCCAGTGACCTAGAACCCCCATTCCAACTGTCTACTCTACCTGCAGATCCTCCAGAGAGTCCAGTACCAG ATCCTGCTCTGGAGACCCCGGTGATTCCAACATCGTCAAGCCTTTTACGACCCCGTCTCAGTCCCTGGGGCTTGGCCCCTCTCTTCCGTTCCGTCCGATCAAAGCTTGAAAGCTTTGCTGATATCTTCTTCACACCTAACAAAACACCACAGCCTCCACCCCCTTCACCTCCCATGAAATTAGAATTGAAGATTGCCATCTCGGAGGCTGAGCAGTCCAGGGCTACTGAGAAAATTACATCTGTCAGCCCCAGGCCCCCTATCCGCCAGTGGCGGACTCAGTGCAATTCCCTAGCACCTGTCTCTAAGTCATCTCTGGGACGAAGCTACTCCTGCCCTGATCTAGGGCCCCCTGACCCAGGTAGCTGGCCTCCTGTCCCATCCCAGCCAAGCCAGTCCAGGCCCCGGAGACATACTGTGGGTTGTGGGGAGATGGCCCGGACCCCACCACCTCCTCGACCCTGTCTCCGGAAAGAGGTCTTCCCTCTTGGAGGAGTGGGAGTCTCTCCTTCTCTCACTACATCTTGCTCAGCCAATGCCCCTGCTTCCTTCTTCTGCGAGCCGGCAGAACCCAG GTTGGGTTCAACGAAGGGGAAGGAGTTAAGAGCCTCAAAAGACAAGGTGTTTTCTGATCCAGAGACCAAG ACCATGGGGAAGGTTTCTAGATTCAGAATACGGAGGACACCTGTCCGTCTCCAACCAAACCTTACACCAATGGGGCTGCCTCGACCAATCAG GTTGAATAAGAAGGAGTTCACTTTGGAAGAAATTTATACAAATAAGAACTACCAATCACCCACAACCAGAAG GACCTTTGAGACCATCTTTGAGGAACCACGGGAGCGCAATGGAACTCTGATTTTTACCAGCTCTAGGAAGCTCCGAAGGGCAGTAGAATTTCGGGACAGTAGCCTTCCTCGATCCCGGCGACCATCACGAGGGGTCCGCACCGCAGCAAGCAGAACCCTTACTCCCAACCTGGCACCCAGCCAGGATGTGGGGTCTCTACTGCAAGAAAGGCTGAGGGAGCTAGATGCCTtgctcctggaggaggagacagaTAAGGAACACCCTTGTCACCTCTAG
- the Prr14 gene encoding proline-rich protein 14 isoform X1, with the protein MDLPGNSSPFTQPSLCRQPLSRASWEARSPKRPRLQPLGTPSSLEKASRRVLAVVLEDVMTTNRVPLTHKEDTPSPLTHNHHQDPVCTQSPALPSQQVKWSMQARPPDPLHLCREPLTRARQSSPALRMRSRAASGPEESPSKKTDQVPQPTLVVVLEDIASGRQPAEGFDEDQPNLIVPAQSTFRSLKGPGKHCHRRGLDLEARPTLTLSLHPRAEPVTKAGQPMPTPSDLEPPFQLSTLPADPPESPVPDPALETPVIPTSSSLLRPRLSPWGLAPLFRSVRSKLESFADIFFTPNKTPQPPPPSPPMKLELKIAISEAEQSRATEKITSVSPRPPIRQWRTQCNSLAPVSKSSLGRSYSCPDLGPPDPGSWPPVPSQPSQSRPRRHTVGCGEMARTPPPPRPCLRKEVFPLGGVGVSPSLTTSCSANAPASFFCEPAEPRLGSTKGKELRASKDKVFSDPETKTMGKVSRFRIRRTPVRLQPNLTPMGLPRPIRLNKKEFTLEEIYTNKNYQSPTTRRTFETIFEEPRERNGTLIFTSSRKLRRAVEFRDSSLPRSRRPSRGVRTAASRTLTPNLAPSQDVGSLLQERLRELDALLLEEETDKEHPCHL; encoded by the exons ATGGACTTGCCTGGGAACTCCAG CCCTTTTACACAGCCAAGCCTGTGCCGTCAGCCTCTATCTCGAGCATCATGGGAAGCCAGGAGCCCGAAAAGACCGAGGCTGCAGCCTTTGGGGACCCCTTCATCCCTAGAAAAGGCCTCTCGGAGGGTCCTTGCCGTGGTGTTGGAAGATGTCATGACTACAAACAGG GTCCCCCTGACACACAAAGAGGACACTCCCAGCCCACTGACTCACAACCATCATCAGGATCCTGTCTGCACACAGTCACCTGCTTTACCATCCCAACAGGTCAAGTGGTCCATGCAAGCCAG gCCTCCTGACCCACTGCATTTGTGCAGAGAACCCTTGACTCGAGCCCGCCAGTCCTCGCCTGCCTTGAGAATGAGATCAAGGGCAGCATCTGGCCCAGAGGAGAGCCCCTCAAAAAAGACAGACCAGGTCCCACAGCCCACCCTAGTGGTGGTACTGGAAGACATTGCCAGTGGCAGACAACCAGCAGAG GGTTTTGATGAAGATCAGCCCAACCTCATTGTCCCAGCACAAAG CACCTTCAGAAGCCTGAAGGGCCCGGGGAAGCACTGCCACAGAAGGGGTCTGGACTTGGAAGCACGCCCAACTCTTACTTTGTCCCTTCACCCGAGAGCTGAGCCTGTGACAAAAGCTGGTCAGCCAATGCCTACACCCAGTGACCTAGAACCCCCATTCCAACTGTCTACTCTACCTGCAGATCCTCCAGAGAGTCCAGTACCAG ATCCTGCTCTGGAGACCCCGGTGATTCCAACATCGTCAAGCCTTTTACGACCCCGTCTCAGTCCCTGGGGCTTGGCCCCTCTCTTCCGTTCCGTCCGATCAAAGCTTGAAAGCTTTGCTGATATCTTCTTCACACCTAACAAAACACCACAGCCTCCACCCCCTTCACCTCCCATGAAATTAGAATTGAAGATTGCCATCTCGGAGGCTGAGCAGTCCAGGGCTACTGAGAAAATTACATCTGTCAGCCCCAGGCCCCCTATCCGCCAGTGGCGGACTCAGTGCAATTCCCTAGCACCTGTCTCTAAGTCATCTCTGGGACGAAGCTACTCCTGCCCTGATCTAGGGCCCCCTGACCCAGGTAGCTGGCCTCCTGTCCCATCCCAGCCAAGCCAGTCCAGGCCCCGGAGACATACTGTGGGTTGTGGGGAGATGGCCCGGACCCCACCACCTCCTCGACCCTGTCTCCGGAAAGAGGTCTTCCCTCTTGGAGGAGTGGGAGTCTCTCCTTCTCTCACTACATCTTGCTCAGCCAATGCCCCTGCTTCCTTCTTCTGCGAGCCGGCAGAACCCAG GTTGGGTTCAACGAAGGGGAAGGAGTTAAGAGCCTCAAAAGACAAGGTGTTTTCTGATCCAGAGACCAAG ACCATGGGGAAGGTTTCTAGATTCAGAATACGGAGGACACCTGTCCGTCTCCAACCAAACCTTACACCAATGGGGCTGCCTCGACCAATCAG GTTGAATAAGAAGGAGTTCACTTTGGAAGAAATTTATACAAATAAGAACTACCAATCACCCACAACCAGAAG GACCTTTGAGACCATCTTTGAGGAACCACGGGAGCGCAATGGAACTCTGATTTTTACCAGCTCTAGGAAGCTCCGAAGGGCAGTAGAATTTCGGGACAGTAGCCTTCCTCGATCCCGGCGACCATCACGAGGGGTCCGCACCGCAGCAAGCAGAACCCTTACTCCCAACCTGGCACCCAGCCAGGATGTGGGGTCTCTACTGCAAGAAAGGCTGAGGGAGCTAGATGCCTtgctcctggaggaggagacagaTAAGGAACACCCTTGTCACCTCTAG